A portion of the candidate division KSB1 bacterium genome contains these proteins:
- a CDS encoding sigma-54-dependent Fis family transcriptional regulator, whose translation MKLNQVIIVEDNDTMRLAMVESLRRKNYEIFEFDNGRSALEFFSRQQVPLVISDLKMEPIDGFELMEKLKAENPATEILMISAFGTVEKAVKAMQLGAADFITKPFSSEELRIRVKKILKKIEQSRKVTLLQEENLLLNQDLSIGYDNMIGSSPALKHVFSLIDRVAKENSTVLIEGASGTGKELVARAICKQSNRRDKPFIKINCGALNENLLESELFGHEKGAFTGASKQKRGRFELADKGTFFLDEIGDISNSLQVKLLRVIQEMDFERVGGEQTISVDVRLITATHQDLQKLVETGKFREDLYYRLNVFPIKLPLLQERKEDIPALVEYFLTKMTQKSDSAKKQISQDGMRILMEHSWPGNIRELENLIERLWVISEGTEINPMLISQHLIQSNRVSSKSNNYDLETAVYHFEKNLIQDALTKTNGVKNRAAKLLRINTSTLYYKMEKFGFIDANEKKER comes from the coding sequence ATGAAATTGAACCAGGTCATCATCGTAGAAGACAACGATACAATGCGGCTCGCAATGGTTGAAAGCCTGCGTCGTAAAAATTATGAGATTTTTGAATTTGATAATGGGCGAAGTGCCCTGGAGTTTTTTAGCCGCCAACAAGTTCCCCTGGTCATTTCCGATCTCAAGATGGAGCCCATAGATGGGTTCGAATTGATGGAAAAATTGAAGGCTGAAAATCCGGCGACGGAAATATTAATGATATCGGCTTTTGGAACGGTAGAAAAAGCTGTAAAAGCCATGCAGCTTGGAGCAGCAGATTTTATAACAAAACCATTTTCTTCAGAAGAGTTAAGAATTCGGGTGAAAAAAATACTGAAGAAAATTGAACAAAGTAGAAAAGTGACTCTACTGCAAGAAGAAAACCTTTTACTCAACCAGGATTTAAGTATTGGCTACGACAATATGATTGGAAGTTCGCCAGCTTTGAAACATGTTTTCTCCTTGATAGATCGTGTTGCCAAAGAGAATAGCACCGTTTTAATAGAAGGCGCGAGTGGTACCGGTAAGGAGTTGGTTGCCCGCGCGATCTGCAAGCAAAGTAATCGAAGAGATAAGCCCTTTATTAAAATAAACTGTGGCGCTCTCAATGAAAATCTGTTAGAAAGCGAGTTGTTCGGACATGAGAAGGGAGCATTTACCGGCGCTAGCAAACAAAAACGAGGCAGGTTTGAATTGGCAGACAAAGGCACGTTTTTCCTTGATGAAATCGGGGACATTTCTAACTCACTGCAAGTGAAGCTGTTGCGAGTGATTCAAGAAATGGATTTCGAACGCGTTGGTGGAGAGCAGACTATTTCGGTGGATGTTCGGTTGATAACCGCCACCCACCAAGACTTGCAGAAATTGGTCGAAACAGGAAAATTTCGTGAAGACCTTTACTATCGCCTAAATGTATTTCCAATAAAGCTGCCTTTGTTGCAAGAAAGGAAAGAAGATATTCCAGCTCTCGTAGAATATTTCCTGACCAAGATGACACAAAAATCAGATAGCGCAAAAAAACAAATTTCCCAGGATGGGATGAGAATTTTGATGGAACATTCCTGGCCGGGTAATATTCGGGAACTCGAAAATCTTATTGAAAGATTATGGGTCATCTCAGAAGGAACTGAGATTAATCCTATGCTGATTTCACAACATTTGATTCAATCCAATCGTGTTTCAAGTAAATCTAATAATTATGATCTTGAAACAGCGGTTTATCATTTCGAGAAAAATTTGATTCAAGATGCGCTTACAAAAACGAATGGTGTGAAAAACCGTGCGGCAAAATTGCTTAGGATTAACACAAGTACTTTATATTATAAAATGGAAAAATTTGGATTCATCGATGCAAATGAGAAAAAAGAAAGATAA
- a CDS encoding HAMP domain-containing histidine kinase encodes MLINPTLKTRIILTFPIITVVFVGVISMVSYYSVKNIYMNQISEQTQLLTRLIGSNLNTKYLSFLASGDKKSLTNKYYYEYLKKQSQSMQLNQTFIFDGDFNVLAHSDSLFILGRKEPRLYLSRLEITNLPIAQSSLSLPFKGNDDNWYLWGFYRLDENHWLSIQESAARLEKIEELAKIFWLIGLTGALITILTGWFLARSITKPIDRLVKFSNELGRGRFDIDTPTSVKGELAALSRAMDKMRKDIARKQKEKEEILAQIAHEIRNPLGGIELLTGLIHEDVSLKPDSKKYAEQILGEIGGLKHLISEFLNYSKPLMAKPEWVSLPDIISETSELMQSEIKAKNFEINHNGDLGKIWFDPQHIRQVFMNLISNSITAANSGGSLSISRISNKTSDIIRIHDDGPGIPEENLPKIFEPFFTTNKNGTGLGLAICKKLCQENQADISAINNAGNGCIFTISIRNEMN; translated from the coding sequence ATGCTTATAAACCCTACTCTAAAAACTCGAATCATTTTGACATTTCCAATCATCACGGTGGTTTTTGTCGGGGTCATTTCCATGGTAAGCTATTATTCAGTTAAAAATATTTACATGAATCAAATATCAGAACAGACACAGTTATTGACGCGTTTGATTGGCAGTAATCTGAATACCAAGTATTTATCGTTCCTGGCAAGTGGAGATAAAAAAAGTCTGACTAATAAATATTATTATGAGTACTTGAAGAAACAATCCCAAAGTATGCAACTGAATCAGACCTTCATTTTCGATGGTGATTTCAATGTCTTGGCGCATTCAGACTCCCTGTTTATCCTTGGCCGGAAAGAACCCAGGTTATACCTTAGCAGACTCGAAATCACCAACCTGCCCATCGCTCAAAGCAGCCTTTCTTTACCTTTTAAAGGAAACGATGATAATTGGTATTTGTGGGGATTTTACCGCTTGGATGAAAATCACTGGCTTAGCATTCAGGAAAGCGCAGCCAGGCTCGAAAAAATTGAAGAGTTAGCAAAAATATTTTGGTTGATTGGCTTGACAGGAGCTCTGATTACCATTCTAACCGGCTGGTTCCTGGCCAGATCAATTACAAAACCAATAGACCGATTGGTAAAATTTAGCAATGAGCTTGGTAGAGGCCGTTTTGATATTGATACTCCAACTTCCGTGAAAGGAGAACTTGCCGCCCTCTCCCGGGCAATGGACAAAATGCGAAAAGATATAGCCCGTAAACAAAAGGAAAAAGAAGAGATACTCGCACAAATTGCTCATGAAATTCGCAATCCTCTCGGTGGTATTGAACTATTAACCGGACTAATCCATGAGGATGTTTCACTTAAACCGGATAGTAAAAAATACGCAGAACAAATTCTAGGAGAAATTGGCGGTTTAAAACATCTCATTTCAGAATTTCTCAATTACAGCAAGCCTTTAATGGCAAAACCTGAATGGGTAAGTTTACCAGATATCATCTCGGAGACCAGTGAGTTAATGCAAAGTGAAATCAAAGCTAAAAATTTTGAAATTAACCACAATGGTGATTTGGGTAAGATTTGGTTTGATCCTCAACACATTCGCCAAGTGTTTATGAACTTGATTTCTAACAGTATCACCGCAGCAAATTCCGGAGGGTCTTTATCCATCTCAAGAATTAGCAATAAGACTAGCGACATTATTAGGATCCATGATGATGGACCTGGAATTCCGGAGGAAAATCTACCAAAAATATTCGAACCTTTCTTCACAACAAATAAGAATGGAACTGGGCTCGGACTTGCTATTTGCAAAAAGCTTTGCCAGGAAAATCAGGCGGATATCTCCGCAATTAACAATGCAGGCAATGGATGCATTTTCACAATTTCGATAAGAAATGAAATGAATTGA
- a CDS encoding META domain-containing protein: MFRVSFFVIFFIFISCNSNPTGNNNQAFLLTDKTWELVSLNYFGVSKLVVEKSEFTILFSDSGTMKSKMDCNNCSGEYTVKVNNVISINTGACTKVLCGPNSKDFEVNRALNNATTYFIDDKKLRIFYGIYYLFFKSK; the protein is encoded by the coding sequence ATGTTTAGGGTTTCATTCTTCGTGATTTTCTTCATCTTCATTTCATGTAACTCAAATCCAACAGGGAATAACAATCAAGCCTTCCTGTTAACAGATAAAACCTGGGAACTGGTATCTCTGAATTATTTTGGAGTATCCAAATTAGTAGTAGAAAAAAGTGAGTTCACCATTTTGTTTTCTGATTCCGGAACAATGAAATCAAAAATGGATTGTAATAATTGTTCCGGTGAATATACTGTAAAGGTGAACAATGTGATTTCTATTAATACTGGTGCTTGCACTAAAGTGTTATGTGGACCAAATTCTAAAGATTTCGAAGTAAACCGCGCCCTAAATAATGCCACGACATACTTTATTGATGATAAAAAATTACGGATATTTTATGGTATATACTATTTGTTTTTTAAGAGTAAATAA
- a CDS encoding serpin family protein — protein sequence MIQRSTLIVTILAILLIKCADKIFDPVDFQIKRDATQLEKQLAQSGNKFGFNLFKEINKSDPKQNIFISPLSVSMALGMTLNGANGATFDAMKETLQLNGLSQVQINETYKSLIDLLSHLDAKVKFTLANSIWYRQEFAVENDFIDVNQSFFDALVQKLNFNDPLAPDTINQWVKDKTSGKIEKIVEQIKDEDVMFLINAIYFKGNWTYEFDKDLTTDDIFTKTDGSTVAVQMMKQEGEFDYFENQEFQAINLPYGDGDFSMMLILPTQENDLNAVMNQINESNWQDWQNSLIPENGTIQLPTFSMELKFSLKEILKMMGMSVAFEPLNADFSKINSDKDLFISDVLHKTFVEVNEEGTEAAAVTSVIIGVTSIGGGGFTMRIDRPFLFFIHENRSQTILFMGKVLNPVGNE from the coding sequence ATGATACAACGATCGACTCTAATAGTAACCATTTTAGCAATACTCCTGATCAAATGTGCAGATAAAATCTTTGATCCGGTTGATTTTCAAATTAAGCGAGATGCAACACAACTGGAGAAGCAGCTTGCTCAGTCCGGTAATAAATTTGGCTTCAATCTTTTTAAGGAAATCAATAAATCCGATCCAAAGCAAAACATCTTCATTTCTCCGCTGAGTGTCTCTATGGCTTTGGGAATGACACTCAATGGTGCAAATGGCGCCACGTTTGATGCCATGAAAGAAACCCTGCAATTAAACGGATTATCGCAAGTTCAAATCAATGAGACCTATAAATCCCTGATCGATCTATTATCACATTTGGATGCGAAAGTAAAATTTACGCTCGCCAATTCCATTTGGTATAGACAAGAGTTTGCTGTTGAAAATGATTTTATCGATGTGAACCAATCATTTTTTGATGCCTTGGTACAAAAGTTGAATTTTAACGATCCGCTGGCACCGGACACCATCAACCAGTGGGTAAAAGATAAAACATCAGGAAAGATAGAAAAAATCGTCGAGCAAATAAAGGATGAGGATGTCATGTTCCTCATCAATGCGATCTATTTCAAAGGGAACTGGACTTATGAATTCGATAAAGATTTAACGACTGATGACATTTTCACAAAAACTGACGGTTCTACTGTTGCAGTCCAAATGATGAAACAGGAAGGGGAATTCGATTATTTTGAAAACCAGGAATTTCAGGCCATTAACCTGCCGTACGGTGATGGTGATTTCAGCATGATGCTGATTTTACCAACTCAGGAAAATGATTTAAATGCTGTAATGAATCAAATCAATGAATCCAATTGGCAGGATTGGCAAAATTCACTTATCCCCGAAAATGGTACGATCCAACTGCCAACATTTTCCATGGAGTTAAAATTTTCATTAAAAGAAATTTTAAAAATGATGGGCATGAGCGTAGCATTCGAACCTTTAAACGCGGATTTTTCCAAAATCAACAGCGATAAAGATTTATTCATCAGTGATGTACTACACAAAACCTTTGTGGAAGTCAACGAAGAAGGCACCGAAGCGGCAGCAGTTACATCTGTTATAATCGGGGTTACTTCAATTGGGGGTGGAGGATTTACGATGAGGATTGACCGGCCGTTTCTTTTCTTCATTCATGAAAACCGTTCACAGACTATTCTCTTCATGGGTAAAGTACTAAACCCGGTGGGAAATGAATAA
- a CDS encoding DUF2330 domain-containing protein, with translation MKTLFNSLFLSMGLFLLMAVSYDDGDSYCVIFPQNGRDIFGVEQRNIIIIGDNEVSLIPQVHFEGNARDFGIFVPVPAEPKLATVSSMIFSEASFMTQPLVRQSSQSCACNESNQIFNSPDQSFASLADGAIAEASKSGVTVIYEQIVGTFQAVVLQATNADDLVQWLDENNYRFNPSHSQLLEEYITKNWFFVAMKLDTSQVPQHVNQWWNATTSPAKITFAFNNDKLTYPLKISSISTKERMEVLVYTIGPHPMRFPGAKVEYANLIDADEAEAIAEIYPAFSEFIPPGVFVTKLRKTFTKSEMQQDMDITISNDRREFREIRYRASGLNLIGLMLLAYGLFRMRRSKKLVH, from the coding sequence ATGAAGACATTGTTTAACTCATTATTTTTATCTATGGGCCTATTCCTATTAATGGCTGTTTCCTACGACGATGGCGATAGCTACTGCGTCATTTTTCCACAAAATGGTCGAGATATTTTTGGCGTTGAGCAAAGGAATATTATAATCATTGGCGACAATGAAGTCTCGCTAATTCCGCAAGTTCATTTCGAGGGAAACGCCCGGGATTTTGGCATTTTTGTGCCGGTGCCGGCTGAACCAAAACTTGCAACAGTCAGTTCTATGATTTTTTCTGAAGCCAGTTTTATGACCCAACCCCTGGTAAGACAAAGCAGTCAAAGCTGCGCCTGTAATGAAAGTAACCAAATATTTAATTCCCCTGATCAATCTTTCGCATCCTTGGCCGATGGCGCAATCGCAGAAGCAAGTAAATCTGGAGTCACTGTAATCTATGAGCAAATCGTTGGCACTTTCCAGGCAGTGGTTTTACAAGCAACAAATGCTGATGACCTGGTTCAGTGGCTTGATGAAAACAATTACAGATTTAATCCATCCCATTCACAGCTTTTGGAGGAATACATAACAAAGAACTGGTTTTTTGTTGCCATGAAGCTCGATACTTCACAAGTACCGCAGCACGTCAATCAGTGGTGGAACGCAACAACTTCGCCTGCAAAGATCACTTTTGCTTTCAACAACGATAAATTGACTTACCCGTTGAAAATATCCTCAATCAGTACTAAGGAACGTATGGAGGTTCTAGTTTACACGATTGGTCCACATCCTATGCGCTTTCCTGGAGCTAAAGTTGAATATGCCAACCTGATCGATGCAGATGAGGCAGAGGCAATCGCTGAAATTTACCCAGCTTTCTCGGAGTTTATTCCACCCGGTGTCTTTGTTACAAAATTGCGGAAAACATTTACAAAGTCCGAAATGCAGCAAGATATGGACATCACTATTTCTAATGACAGAAGAGAATTTCGAGAGATCCGTTATCGCGCCAGTGGTCTTAATCTTATTGGGTTAATGTTGTTGGCATATGGACTTTTTAGAATGAGGCGTAGTAAAAAATTGGTGCATTAG
- a CDS encoding isocitrate lyase family protein — translation MERFEQDVLETKEWFSSSRFREITRLYSSRQVVEQQGTIRREYSIAKNAAKEFYELLRELFAKRESITTFGPYSPGQAVMMKRTGITGIYLGGWATSAKGSITEDQGADLASYPLSQVPDDAATIVRALLSADKNQQFARARMTEEERKKTPEIDYRPFIIADADTGHGGDAHVRNLIRRFVEVGVTGYHIEDQRPGAKKCGHQGGKVLVPVDEQIKRLNAARFQLDIMKVPGIIVARTDAESATLLETNADERDFPFIFGATNTNIPSYKNCYLAILKRCYEKGLEDVNGHLLYKISVTDYDAASKWFKKAGILSDIDEKIVAQVNGSEKNLEKTLNEITTKFFEAWEADAGIKTFGEAVADSMEFHIEEGSEFKMTVEEWLDFANHASFTEAKRKAKSIGVNVSWDCELSRTPEGYYQIRSGINYSIAKSLAVAPFADILWMETKTADLADAKTFANAIHARYPDKMLAYNLSPSFNWDTTGMTDGEMMEFPKQLGKMGFVFNFITYGGHQIDGLASEEFATALLQNGMLALANIQRKLRLLESPYRTPQTLVGGARLDGALTASSGRTATTKAMSKGSTQFQHLVQTEVPPKLLESWLEIWAKQYDIVSTLHVKLRPALAGSELLEISVFDDYDNKIANVVFAAILDRRGKHILSIRDQNTLNADFRKKRFMTLIQLFLIHRYKSNCVHYVTPTDDNKKQTRGMKKLGIFDEVNTEIGDIIVASVNSKRVKELLNPDEVQLKNLIYKKVTNGKLVGVE, via the coding sequence ATGGAAAGATTTGAGCAAGACGTATTGGAAACCAAGGAGTGGTTTTCATCTTCCCGTTTTAGAGAGATTACCCGTCTCTATTCCTCACGACAGGTGGTTGAACAGCAGGGCACAATACGGAGAGAGTACTCCATCGCTAAAAATGCTGCAAAAGAATTTTATGAATTATTGAGAGAGCTATTTGCTAAACGGGAATCGATAACGACTTTTGGTCCTTATTCTCCGGGGCAGGCTGTAATGATGAAACGGACCGGGATCACAGGAATCTATTTAGGTGGCTGGGCGACTTCGGCAAAAGGATCCATCACTGAAGACCAGGGCGCCGATTTAGCCAGTTACCCGTTGAGCCAGGTACCGGATGATGCTGCAACAATCGTCCGGGCACTACTTTCTGCTGACAAGAATCAGCAATTTGCCAGGGCCAGGATGACTGAAGAAGAACGCAAAAAAACACCTGAAATCGATTACCGCCCTTTCATCATTGCCGATGCGGATACCGGGCACGGTGGCGACGCCCATGTTAGAAACCTGATTCGCAGGTTCGTTGAGGTGGGTGTTACGGGATACCATATTGAGGATCAACGGCCGGGTGCAAAAAAATGTGGCCACCAGGGCGGCAAAGTTCTGGTGCCGGTGGATGAACAAATCAAACGGCTGAATGCCGCCAGGTTTCAGCTGGATATCATGAAGGTGCCGGGAATTATCGTAGCGCGAACTGATGCCGAATCAGCTACTTTGTTGGAAACCAACGCAGATGAACGCGATTTTCCTTTTATATTTGGCGCTACAAATACTAACATTCCAAGTTATAAAAATTGTTATCTTGCTATTTTAAAGAGATGTTATGAAAAAGGCCTCGAAGACGTGAATGGCCATCTGCTCTATAAAATATCCGTCACTGATTACGATGCTGCATCCAAGTGGTTCAAAAAAGCAGGTATATTATCGGATATCGATGAGAAAATTGTTGCCCAGGTTAACGGAAGTGAGAAGAATCTTGAAAAGACCTTAAATGAAATTACCACAAAGTTTTTTGAAGCTTGGGAAGCAGATGCCGGAATTAAGACTTTTGGTGAAGCTGTGGCCGATTCAATGGAATTTCATATTGAAGAAGGCTCTGAATTTAAAATGACAGTTGAAGAATGGCTGGATTTTGCAAATCATGCATCATTTACTGAGGCAAAGAGAAAAGCCAAATCGATTGGTGTGAATGTATCCTGGGATTGCGAATTGTCACGAACACCCGAGGGTTATTATCAAATTCGGAGTGGAATTAATTATTCAATTGCAAAGTCACTTGCCGTTGCTCCTTTCGCAGACATCCTTTGGATGGAAACCAAAACAGCGGATCTCGCAGACGCCAAAACATTCGCGAATGCCATCCATGCAAGATACCCGGATAAAATGCTGGCGTACAACTTGTCTCCTTCATTTAACTGGGATACCACCGGCATGACCGACGGGGAAATGATGGAATTTCCCAAACAGTTGGGAAAAATGGGGTTTGTCTTTAATTTTATTACCTATGGCGGTCATCAAATCGATGGATTGGCGTCAGAAGAATTTGCCACAGCCTTACTGCAAAATGGTATGCTGGCGCTTGCAAATATCCAACGGAAATTGCGATTGCTGGAATCTCCTTATAGAACGCCGCAAACGCTTGTCGGTGGCGCTCGTTTGGATGGCGCATTAACGGCTTCATCCGGCCGTACGGCCACAACCAAAGCTATGAGCAAAGGTTCAACACAGTTTCAGCACCTGGTCCAAACCGAGGTGCCACCCAAGCTGTTGGAGAGCTGGCTGGAAATCTGGGCCAAACAATATGATATTGTGAGCACCCTGCATGTGAAACTACGACCGGCACTGGCAGGATCTGAACTCTTGGAAATCAGTGTGTTTGATGATTATGACAACAAGATTGCAAATGTAGTCTTTGCTGCCATCCTGGACCGTAGGGGCAAACATATCTTGTCCATTAGAGATCAGAACACACTCAACGCCGATTTTCGCAAGAAACGATTCATGACTCTGATCCAGCTATTCCTAATTCACCGCTATAAGAGTAATTGTGTTCATTATGTTACTCCTACCGACGATAACAAAAAACAAACCCGGGGCATGAAAAAATTGGGTATCTTTGACGAGGTAAATACTGAAATCGGTGATATCATTGTCGCTTCGGTAAACAGCAAACGAGTGAAGGAGTTGCTGAATCCAGATGAAGTGCAGTTGAAAAATCTCATCTACAAAAAAGTAACAAACGGAAAGTTAGTGGGTGTAGAATAG
- a CDS encoding family 10 glycosylhydrolase — translation MNRILKFISFIIFSLILTLPISAELPQEVKAIWVTRWDYTSPDDIRKIIDNASTHHFNMILFQVRGNGTVYYPSKHEPWAEILGSSDPGWNPLQEAIKYAKNQNIQLHAWINVYPAWRGIDPPSNPDHFYNTHPDWLMVDADGKSMQLSSHYVWNNPANPEVQSHLTKIVLELAEIPGLDGVHFDYFRYPGPGYSFDDKTLKTFYDVNKRQPSESTKLWNQYRRDGITNWLRNVYHKIKHKKPNFQISSAVIGDYDLGTKVFFQDSHQWLTEGIIDFIFPMTYTNDIRMLQRWLLRHAIHQRRERIFPGIMVYPDMELLQNEIQLVRDKGFAGFSVFAYRSLFPNHQAIEKISVLQPNIRSSSTPDQVEKPATGIVISEIRWFPEHPSDDDSIRIVCKIEGLKNNSPNQAFLIWKAESSKNSPPRLNMVRMKSKPQYWYSKSKIPPQKTGETILLRAFVGNPNKNIKRMIASDRRTIIIDVNKSEYKSEGKFGPLLTLVTRGVVDLNNRAWLLEPGKGIRIIEADGTEASFSPVNSFTDADGDSQNFTIVSGITLLPNNTIAVTILKNSIPILLTNNQVQSSLSMKFQMPISGVDLASSSDGILYILNIDGWVILNPIGIKIGKEPFPQIHTVNNIAVSADGRHVFVACRTEGAVHHWIGFASENTASYKQVQDLDVFNISLGSVTIGANGFIYLAETPSGIVRILDQNLNIFDILSKGKPGLTAPRLVLPSSDSSFLYVIETGGTTPIRMRKFLKIKTTL, via the coding sequence ATGAACCGAATTTTAAAATTTATCTCTTTTATTATTTTTAGTCTAATCTTAACGCTTCCAATTTCTGCGGAACTACCCCAGGAAGTTAAAGCAATCTGGGTAACTCGCTGGGATTATACCAGTCCTGATGACATCAGGAAAATCATTGATAATGCTTCCACTCATCATTTCAACATGATTCTTTTCCAGGTTCGCGGAAATGGCACTGTGTATTATCCGTCCAAGCACGAGCCCTGGGCAGAAATATTGGGCAGCAGTGATCCCGGCTGGAATCCACTTCAGGAAGCAATCAAATACGCTAAAAACCAAAATATACAATTGCATGCATGGATTAATGTTTACCCAGCCTGGCGGGGAATCGACCCACCTAGTAATCCGGACCATTTTTACAACACTCATCCCGATTGGCTGATGGTTGATGCTGACGGAAAATCCATGCAGCTGAGTTCACATTATGTTTGGAATAACCCGGCCAATCCCGAGGTACAAAGCCACCTCACAAAAATTGTTTTAGAGTTAGCAGAGATTCCCGGGCTTGATGGCGTTCATTTCGATTATTTTCGCTATCCCGGTCCCGGATACTCATTTGATGACAAGACACTCAAAACATTTTATGATGTAAACAAAAGGCAGCCCTCCGAATCAACCAAATTATGGAATCAATATCGCCGCGATGGAATTACTAACTGGCTCAGAAATGTATATCATAAGATCAAGCATAAAAAGCCAAATTTCCAAATCAGCTCTGCTGTAATCGGTGACTATGACCTTGGCACCAAAGTGTTTTTCCAGGATTCACACCAGTGGCTTACGGAAGGCATTATCGATTTTATTTTTCCGATGACATATACAAATGATATCCGGATGTTACAACGCTGGCTGCTGAGACATGCAATCCATCAAAGAAGAGAGCGAATTTTCCCCGGGATTATGGTCTATCCGGATATGGAACTTTTGCAAAATGAAATTCAACTTGTTCGAGATAAAGGATTTGCTGGTTTTTCGGTCTTTGCATACAGAAGCTTGTTTCCAAATCACCAGGCTATTGAAAAAATCTCAGTTCTTCAACCGAATATTAGAAGCTCTTCAACTCCCGACCAGGTAGAAAAACCAGCAACCGGAATAGTCATCTCTGAAATTCGATGGTTCCCCGAACATCCTAGTGATGACGATTCAATAAGAATTGTTTGCAAGATTGAGGGGCTCAAGAACAATTCACCCAATCAAGCATTTCTGATTTGGAAAGCCGAATCCAGCAAAAATTCACCGCCACGGTTAAACATGGTCAGAATGAAATCAAAGCCTCAATATTGGTACAGTAAATCCAAGATTCCGCCGCAGAAAACCGGTGAAACGATACTGCTGCGAGCGTTTGTCGGAAATCCAAATAAAAACATCAAACGAATGATTGCCAGCGATCGACGCACTATAATTATCGATGTGAACAAATCCGAATATAAGTCCGAAGGTAAATTCGGTCCATTGCTCACACTTGTGACGCGAGGTGTTGTGGATCTGAATAACAGGGCATGGCTGCTCGAGCCCGGTAAAGGAATTCGGATCATTGAAGCGGACGGAACCGAAGCCTCTTTTTCACCAGTGAATAGTTTTACCGATGCGGATGGAGATTCACAAAACTTTACTATTGTTTCCGGAATAACTCTTTTACCGAATAATACGATTGCCGTAACTATACTGAAAAACAGCATTCCAATTTTATTGACAAATAACCAGGTACAATCTTCTCTTTCGATGAAGTTTCAAATGCCGATTTCGGGAGTCGATTTAGCCTCTTCCAGTGATGGTATCCTGTACATCCTTAATATTGATGGCTGGGTTATTCTCAATCCTATTGGAATAAAAATCGGAAAAGAACCATTTCCGCAAATCCACACGGTAAACAATATCGCTGTGAGCGCCGATGGTAGGCATGTTTTTGTGGCATGCCGTACTGAAGGAGCTGTTCATCATTGGATTGGTTTTGCTTCCGAGAACACCGCTTCATATAAACAGGTTCAGGATCTGGATGTTTTTAACATCAGCCTTGGTTCAGTTACAATTGGAGCAAATGGATTTATTTACCTAGCTGAAACGCCGAGCGGAATTGTAAGAATTTTAGACCAAAACTTGAATATATTCGATATTCTATCCAAGGGTAAACCAGGACTTACGGCACCGAGACTGGTGCTCCCTTCGAGTGATTCTTCATTTTTATATGTTATTGAGACGGGTGGGACCACACCTATTAGGATGAGAAAATTTCTTAAAATCAAGACAACGCTTTAA
- a CDS encoding TlpA family protein disulfide reductase, giving the protein MKKVENVKYSTALVFAILVSVGCSKQEPQTEISVNVSTKTSESNTKVTISDESFPEAPDFVLSDLSGKPVQLSEFKGKMVILNFWATWCGPCREEIPDFVDLYKKHMDKGLVIIGISLDQAGGDMVKAFVSRYKMNYPVLLTDNQVDNIYGGVYVIPTTFIISRNGRVVNKIIGNPGIEAFKREIDQWL; this is encoded by the coding sequence ATGAAGAAAGTCGAAAATGTCAAATATTCTACCGCTCTCGTTTTTGCTATACTTGTGAGTGTTGGCTGCAGTAAGCAAGAACCGCAAACAGAGATTAGCGTAAATGTATCGACCAAAACATCCGAGTCAAACACAAAAGTTACTATTTCTGATGAAAGCTTTCCGGAAGCGCCTGATTTTGTTTTATCAGATCTGTCGGGTAAGCCGGTACAGCTAAGCGAGTTTAAGGGGAAAATGGTCATTCTGAATTTTTGGGCAACCTGGTGTGGTCCCTGCAGAGAAGAAATTCCAGATTTTGTCGATCTGTATAAAAAACATATGGATAAAGGGTTAGTAATCATTGGAATTTCATTAGACCAGGCCGGGGGAGATATGGTTAAAGCCTTCGTTTCGCGATATAAAATGAATTACCCGGTATTGCTTACCGATAATCAAGTTGATAATATTTATGGTGGTGTTTATGTGATCCCAACAACATTTATCATCAGCAGAAATGGTCGAGTTGTTAATAAAATTATCGGAAACCCGGGTATTGAAGCTTTTAAACGAGAAATTGATCAATGGTTATAA